A single Anatilimnocola floriformis DNA region contains:
- a CDS encoding GGDEF domain-containing protein: protein MTTLILETAIALTAASAGAAAGWCFRKAREGDVNEQPERNVNNRDGLEQEAQNNRQAAKDLLSQVHGLTTKVASQVGEHNLRVQAINEQLTSGDNVEVSAVTEAINRLVEANAWMQQQLDSAHCKLESQARLIESHVNEARTDALTGIANRRAFDEEMQRCLTALRLERDPACVMMIDVDHFKKFNDTHGHKAGDEVLRHVAAALKQAAGSTGIVCRYGGEEFAVVFPKQQATTVVQLAERCRAAIGAQSINYDGQQLQVHASAGLAEFAARDTMETVLERADEALYASKRGGRNNGHVHDGKAFVPFVNNTPPAPSAPEMKTTTSQPGSLIDPATGLSTRDALREDLQRRLAGLQREVQPLSLLVIQIDRMKDWQAKGGDDGESLALRTVSLALRGIHRNMDHAARFDHDAFAVALNGANLPLAVEVAQRLKNSLQSARPKLAGQPTPLTLSIGVCEAVSGDDAAKLILRAQSAQNTAANLGGNQISMHDGNRISLVEEVLC, encoded by the coding sequence ATGACCACTTTGATTCTGGAAACTGCCATCGCCCTGACCGCTGCCTCGGCGGGCGCTGCTGCTGGTTGGTGCTTTCGCAAAGCTCGCGAGGGCGACGTTAATGAACAGCCTGAGCGCAACGTCAACAACCGCGATGGCCTCGAGCAAGAAGCACAAAACAATCGTCAGGCCGCGAAGGACCTTCTGAGCCAGGTGCATGGCCTGACTACCAAGGTGGCGTCGCAGGTCGGTGAACACAATCTCCGCGTGCAGGCGATCAACGAACAACTGACCAGCGGCGACAATGTCGAGGTGAGCGCGGTAACGGAAGCCATCAACCGCCTCGTCGAAGCCAATGCCTGGATGCAACAACAACTCGATTCGGCCCACTGCAAACTCGAAAGCCAGGCTCGCCTGATTGAATCGCACGTCAACGAAGCTCGCACCGATGCACTCACTGGCATCGCCAATCGCCGGGCCTTCGACGAAGAAATGCAACGCTGCCTGACAGCGCTGCGGCTCGAACGTGACCCTGCCTGCGTCATGATGATCGACGTCGATCACTTCAAGAAATTCAACGACACACACGGCCACAAAGCGGGTGATGAAGTGCTGCGGCACGTCGCGGCAGCGCTCAAGCAAGCCGCGGGTTCGACGGGCATCGTCTGCCGATACGGCGGCGAGGAATTTGCCGTGGTCTTCCCGAAGCAACAAGCGACGACGGTCGTGCAATTGGCCGAACGTTGCCGCGCTGCCATCGGCGCCCAATCGATCAACTACGACGGTCAACAACTGCAAGTGCACGCCAGCGCCGGCCTCGCCGAATTTGCTGCTCGCGACACGATGGAAACCGTACTGGAACGGGCTGATGAAGCCCTCTACGCCAGCAAGCGTGGTGGCCGCAACAACGGTCACGTGCACGATGGCAAGGCATTTGTGCCGTTCGTTAATAACACTCCGCCGGCGCCCAGCGCTCCGGAAATGAAAACCACGACCAGCCAACCAGGCTCGCTGATCGACCCGGCCACGGGCTTGAGCACTCGCGATGCTCTCCGCGAAGATCTGCAGCGGCGGCTCGCTGGTTTGCAACGTGAAGTGCAGCCGCTCAGCCTGCTCGTCATCCAAATCGATCGGATGAAAGACTGGCAAGCTAAGGGTGGTGACGACGGCGAATCGCTCGCACTGCGGACGGTGAGCCTCGCCCTGCGTGGCATTCATCGCAACATGGATCACGCTGCTCGGTTCGATCACGATGCCTTCGCAGTGGCACTGAATGGCGCCAATCTGCCGCTGGCTGTCGAAGTCGCGCAGCGGCTGAAGAACTCGCTGCAATCGGCCCGGCCGAAGCTCGCGGGTCAACCCACTCCGCTCACGCTCAGCATTGGTGTATGCGAAGCCGTCTCGGGCGATGACGCCGCCAAGCTCATTCTGCGAGCTCAATCGGCGCAGAACACCGCGGCCAACCTGGGTGGCAATCAAATCTCGATGCACGACGGCAACCGCATCAGCCTCGTCGAAGAGGTCCTTTGCTAA
- a CDS encoding c-type cytochrome domain-containing protein, with translation MRHFPAIVVCLLVLPAWLAGAGAARCCAQPAVDFERDIKPILSEHCWKCHGEKRAAGGLRLDQRKFAERGGGSGRKLLELAASKNELLRRVESTVEGERMPSEGPPLTQPQIDMLERWIAQGANWPEVAPPPPDWQLSDKSLFDIWLDRIAYTTTSRYLPAYIIVMTILISIIIVERAKQPRSKVSVPERTLRRRLQTWLRHLSRAWYLVALLGVVLFVAVQFSREQADELRRQNKKITTSLEMGIAKHHAPLRPQHPPRLGGAYYRGNDERSAELYNGGFYRTATFEIHLADAEGRNLAWGDPVPDQPQLHFVLERSPHSSPTLFTPEIMESSGLSAVQPEQLAKTKDIPFLHLRADLPGERWSLLYPLEPIPAEGKRTGSVYLYKGTVNDPEFKSAEPSYLIGYELSASDGLISRESQIWMASVYNVPQLIWPEQGKIPADHWFDFRPIPEIEK, from the coding sequence TGGAAATGCCACGGCGAAAAGCGGGCGGCTGGCGGCTTGCGACTCGATCAACGCAAATTTGCCGAGCGGGGCGGCGGCTCGGGCCGAAAACTGCTCGAACTCGCCGCCAGCAAAAATGAGTTGCTCCGCCGCGTCGAATCGACCGTCGAAGGCGAGCGAATGCCCAGCGAAGGACCGCCACTCACGCAGCCGCAGATCGACATGCTTGAACGCTGGATCGCGCAAGGCGCCAACTGGCCCGAGGTGGCCCCGCCCCCGCCCGATTGGCAATTGTCCGACAAATCGCTCTTCGACATTTGGCTCGATCGCATCGCCTACACCACGACCAGTCGGTATCTGCCCGCCTACATCATCGTGATGACGATCCTGATCAGCATCATCATTGTCGAGCGGGCGAAGCAGCCGCGCAGCAAGGTTTCGGTACCGGAAAGGACGCTGCGCAGGCGTTTGCAAACTTGGCTGCGGCACCTTTCGCGCGCCTGGTATCTGGTCGCGTTGTTGGGAGTCGTGCTTTTCGTTGCCGTGCAATTCTCCCGCGAGCAAGCCGATGAATTGCGGCGGCAAAACAAAAAAATTACGACCAGCCTGGAAATGGGCATCGCCAAGCATCACGCCCCCCTCAGGCCGCAACACCCGCCCCGACTCGGCGGCGCGTATTACCGCGGCAACGACGAACGCTCGGCTGAACTTTACAACGGCGGCTTCTATCGCACGGCCACATTCGAAATTCATCTCGCCGATGCCGAGGGTCGGAACTTGGCTTGGGGCGATCCAGTTCCCGATCAGCCGCAATTGCACTTTGTACTCGAGCGTTCGCCGCACTCCAGCCCCACGCTGTTCACGCCCGAAATCATGGAGAGTTCGGGCCTGTCTGCGGTGCAGCCCGAGCAACTGGCCAAGACCAAAGACATTCCCTTCCTACATCTGCGTGCCGATCTTCCGGGCGAACGCTGGAGCCTGCTCTATCCGCTCGAACCGATTCCTGCGGAGGGCAAGCGCACAGGTTCGGTCTATCTCTACAAAGGGACCGTGAATGATCCGGAATTCAAAAGTGCCGAACCGTCTTATCTGATCGGCTACGAACTCTCGGCCAGCGACGGCTTGATCTCGCGCGAGTCGCAAATCTGGATGGCCTCGGTCTACAACGTCCCGCAGCTCATCTGGCCGGAGCAGGGAAAAATTCCAGCCGATCACTGGTTCGATTTCCGTCCGATTCCCGAAATCGAAAAATAA
- a CDS encoding serine/threonine-protein kinase: MSDNQLLRELPAGTLNLAPDSTADGTRCLILPAKEEVAVAALAASPVQQRVPLPPTMTRPRVGSNDPWIGRTLREYQFEEFLGAGAMGRVYRARHRWLDMNVAIKLLKEDLYEDENCVARFRREAIASARLNHPNIVRACDGGLEGNTLFLVTEFVPGESLAKVLQDRDQLSIADVCAIICQAAAALQHAHEQGMVHRDIKPSNMMLSATGQVKLLDLGLARFSQGHATLTETGHVMGTLDFMAPEQAGDSRHVDIRADIYSLGCTLYCLLTGVPPFSGPAYDTPVSKMLAHSDSEPPAVSLRRKKTPAPVLACLQKMMEKDKNQRYSRPAEIVTALQPFAAGARLAELAGGQQVRETAYAPQQAPSQVISTIDWLADVIFDGAWVVLRTICCMVGLLERRQQPSPLTGAPGKTLYEISPKGLASVLVLAAVVAFLYCTGFRIYFY; encoded by the coding sequence GTGTCTGACAATCAACTCCTGCGCGAATTACCTGCGGGAACCCTCAACCTGGCGCCCGATTCAACGGCCGATGGCACCCGGTGTCTGATTTTGCCCGCGAAAGAAGAAGTTGCGGTAGCCGCGCTTGCCGCGTCGCCAGTGCAGCAGCGAGTTCCGCTGCCGCCGACGATGACACGCCCGCGAGTTGGCTCGAACGATCCTTGGATCGGCCGCACGTTACGTGAATATCAGTTCGAGGAATTCCTTGGCGCTGGCGCCATGGGCCGCGTCTACCGCGCTCGCCATCGTTGGCTCGACATGAATGTCGCCATCAAGCTGCTCAAGGAAGATCTGTACGAAGACGAAAACTGCGTCGCCCGTTTTCGCCGCGAAGCCATCGCCTCGGCTCGGTTGAATCATCCGAACATCGTCCGCGCTTGCGACGGCGGCCTCGAGGGAAACACGCTCTTCCTCGTCACCGAATTCGTTCCCGGCGAAAGCCTGGCGAAAGTGCTGCAGGATCGCGATCAACTGAGCATCGCCGATGTCTGCGCCATCATCTGCCAGGCAGCGGCCGCGCTGCAGCATGCTCACGAACAAGGCATGGTCCATCGCGACATCAAGCCATCGAACATGATGCTCTCCGCGACTGGCCAGGTAAAACTGCTTGACCTCGGTCTCGCTCGCTTCTCGCAAGGCCACGCGACGCTGACCGAAACGGGTCACGTGATGGGCACGCTCGACTTCATGGCGCCCGAGCAAGCGGGCGATAGTCGCCATGTCGACATCCGCGCCGATATCTACAGCCTCGGCTGCACGCTTTATTGCCTGTTAACCGGCGTGCCGCCGTTTTCCGGCCCGGCCTACGATACACCGGTCAGTAAGATGCTGGCCCACAGCGACTCCGAACCGCCGGCCGTCAGTTTGCGACGCAAGAAAACACCGGCGCCGGTACTCGCCTGTCTCCAGAAGATGATGGAGAAGGACAAGAATCAGCGCTACAGCCGTCCCGCTGAAATCGTGACCGCGCTGCAACCATTCGCTGCTGGTGCGCGACTCGCAGAACTCGCCGGTGGCCAGCAAGTGCGCGAAACAGCGTACGCGCCGCAGCAAGCTCCTTCGCAAGTGATATCCACCATCGACTGGCTCGCCGATGTGATCTTCGACGGCGCGTGGGTAGTGCTTCGCACCATCTGCTGCATGGTCGGCTTGCTCGAACGTCGTCAGCAACCGTCTCCGCTCACCGGTGCGCCTGGCAAAACGCTGTACGAGATCTCGCCGAAGGGGTTGGCCAGCGTACTCGTACTCGCGGCCGTCGTTGCGTTTCTGTACTGCACCGGTTTTCGGATTTACTTTTACTAG